A window of Castanea sativa cultivar Marrone di Chiusa Pesio chromosome 1, ASM4071231v1 contains these coding sequences:
- the LOC142622210 gene encoding thaumatin-like protein: MKLPELVAAFFLFLALHLMLTGSAAATQVTLYVQNKCPFPIWPATAPNAGNPVIADGGFYLPSGQTQRIYAPLTWSGRIWARTGCKFNSNRNPTCETGDCDGRLACNGLIGTPPVTLVEVAFQEDQGKPSFYDVSLVDGYNIPVAVTTRQTSRKCTIGGCLKNVNKLCPQELEVLNINGEVVACKSACLAFGVDKFCCTNEFGTPEKCKPTVYSKIFKDACPCYYSYAFDTPSPLVNCASREYVITFCPSGWGDAYTSI; encoded by the exons ATGAAGCTGCCAGAGCTAGTTGCTGCATTCTTTCTCTTCCTAGCATTGCATTTGATGCTCACTG GGAGTGCAGCAGCAACTCAAGTTACACTTTATGTGCAAAACAAATGCCCCTTTCCTATATGGCCTGCAACAGCCCCTAATGCTGGCAATCCTGTAATAGCTGACGGTGGATTCTACCTTCCCTCAGGTCAGACACAACGGATTTACGCCCCATTGACGTGGAGTGGCCGGATTTGGGCCAGAACAGGCTGCAAATTCAATTCCAATAGGAATCCCACCTGTGAAACTGGTGACTGTGATGGAAGACTAGCATGCAATGGACTTATAGGCACACCCCCAGTCACACTAGTGGAAGTTgcatttcaagaagatcaaggcAAGCCAAGTTTTTATGATGTGAGCTTGGTTGATGGCTATAACATCCCCGTTGCAGTCACAACAAGGCAAACATCACGAAAATGTACCATTGGAGGGTGCTTGAAAAATGTGAACAAGTTGTGCCCACAAGAGCTTGAGGTCTTAAATATAAATGGGGAAGTGGTGGCGTGCAAAAGTGCTTGCTTGGCTTTTGGTGTTGACAAGTTTTGTTGTACGAATGAGTTTGGGACCCCAGAAAAGTGCAAGCCTACCGTCTACTCAAAAATCTTTAAGGATGCTTGTCCTTGTTACTATAGCTATGCTTTTGACACACCCTCACCATTGGTAAACTGTGCCTCGAGAGAGTATGTGATAACATTCTGTCCTTCAGGTTGGGGTGATGCATACACATCCATATAG
- the LOC142644366 gene encoding thaumatin-like protein — MKLLELATAFFLFLASHLMLTGSVAAYQVTLNVHNKCPFPIWPATAPNSGYPVIADGGFYLPSGQTQRIYAPLTWSGRIWARTGCKFNSNWKPACETGDCNGRLACNGHTGKAPVTLVQIALQENQSNSSCYYVSLVDGYNIPVSVTMRQRPEQCTIRGCLQSVNDVCPQELQVSNKKGKVVACKSACLAFDNDIFCCRNAYGTPEKCQPSVYSKIFKDACPCYYSYAFDTPPPLVNCASEEYAITFCPSGWADAYTSI, encoded by the exons ATGAAGCTGCTAGAGCTAGCTACTGCATTCTTTCTCTTCCTAGCATCGCATTTAATGCTGACTG GGAGTGTAGCCGCAtatcaagttacacttaatgtgCACAACAAATGTCCCTTTCCTATATGGCCTGCAACAGCACCAAATAGTGGCTATCCAGTGATAGCTGATGGTGGTTTCTATCTTCCATCAGGCCAGACCCAACGTATTTATGCTCCATTGACATGGAGTGGCCGGATTTGGGCCCGAACAGGCTGCAAATTCAATTCCAATTGGAAACCCGCATGTGAAACCGGTGACTGTAATGGAAGACTAGCATGCAATGGACATACAGGCAAAGCCCCAGTCACTCTAGTGCAAATTGCACTACAGGAAAATCAGAGCAACTCAAGTTGTTATTATGTGAGCTTGGTTGATGGCTACAACATCCCTGTTTCAGTCACAATGAGGCAACGACCAGAACAATGTACCATTAGAGGGTGCTTGCAAAGTGTGAACGACGTGTGCCCACAAGAGCTTCAGGTGTCAAATAAAAAGGGGAAAGTGGTGGCCTGCAAAAGTGCTTGCTTGGCATTTGATAACGACATCTTTTGCTGTAGGAATGCATATGGGACCCCAGAAAAGTGCCAGCCTAGCGTCTACTCAAAAATCTTTAAGGATGCTTGTCCTTGTTACTATAGTTATGCTTTTGACACCCCCCCACCATTGGTAAACTGTGCCTCGGAAGAGTATGCGATAACATTTTGTCCTTCAGGTTGGGCTGATGCATACACATCCATATAG
- the LOC142633416 gene encoding thaumatin-like protein produces MAVAEEIGELCGFLAVVGSVATNQVTFYVHNKCLFPIWPATAPNTGYPVIADGGFYLPSGQTQHIYAPLTWSGRIWARTGCKFNSNWILACETGDCDGRLACNGLLGKPPVTLVRIALQEDQSERPKMF; encoded by the exons ATGGCGGTGGCGGAGGAGATTGGAGAGTTATGTGGGTTTTTggcggtggtgg GGAGTGTAGCCACAAATCAAGTTACATTTTATGTGCACAACAAATGTCTCTTTCCTATATGGCCTGCAACAGCACCAAATACTGGCTATCCAGTGATAGCTGATGGTGGCTTCTATCTTCCCTCAGGCCAAACACAACATATTTACGCCCCATTGACATGGAGTGGCCGGATATGGGCCAGAACAGGCTGCAAATTCAATTCCAATTGGATTCTCGCCTGTGAAACTGGTGATTGTGATGGAAGACTAGCATGCAATGGTCTTTTAGGCAAACCCCCAGTCACGCTAGTGCGAATTGCACTACAGGAAGATCAAAGTGAAAGGCCAAAAATGttttga